In Solanum lycopersicum chromosome 5, SLM_r2.1, the following are encoded in one genomic region:
- the LOC101261813 gene encoding protein ASPARTIC PROTEASE IN GUARD CELL 1 encodes MATSIFFFVLLFTTVLSRTTPDDTSRTKILDVSSSIQKTHNLFSLDSSLNSLKHEENQVYSSLLSFQLHSRVAVQGTSHKDYDSLMLARLERDSARAKSLQTRVDLVVQGIGKSDLKPMETEFREIQAEEIEGPIISGTSQGSGEYFSRIGIGHPPSQVYMVLDTGSDVNWVQCSPCADCYQQADPIFEPASSSTFSPLTCETQQCKSLDVSECRNDTCLYEVSYGDGSYTVGDLVTESITFAGSSSVENVAIGCGHNNEGLFVGAAGLLGLGGGALSFPSQINASSFSYCLVDRDSDSTSTLEFGGAIPPNAVTAPMIKNSKLDTFYYVDLTGISVAGNMLSVNPSAFKIADNGDGGVIVDSGTAVTRLKTDVYNTLRDEFVKGTRHLPSTNAVALFDTCYDLKSMKSVEVPTVSFHFSNGNELALPAKNYLIPVDSSSTFCFAFAPSSSSLSIIGNVQQEGTRVSFDLVNSLIGFSSNQC; translated from the coding sequence ATGGCGACttccattttcttctttgttctgtTATTCACCACAGTTCTCTCACGAACAACTCCAGATGATACTTCAAGAACAAAAATACTCGACGTTTCTTCCTCCATTCAGAAAACTCATAATCTGTTCTCACTTGATTCGTCTCTGAATTCTCTGAAACATGAAGAAAATCAAGTTTATTCATCATTGCTGAGTTTTCAACTGCATTCTAGAGTAGCAGTTCAGGGGACTTCACATAAGGATTACGATTCATTGATGCTAGCTCGACTTGAACGTGACTCAGCTCGAGCTAAATCACTTCAAACTCGTGTAGATCTGGTTGTACAAGGAATTGGGAAATCGGATCTCAAACCGATGGAAACTGAGTTTCGAGAGATTCAAGCTGAGGAAATTGAAGGACCAATTATTTCCGGGACGAGTCAAGGAAGCGGTGAGTATTTCTCACGAATCGGAATTGGTCACCCGCCGAGTCAAGTTTATATGGTGTTAGACACCGGAAGTGATGTTAACTGGGTTCAGTGTTCTCCTTGTGCTGATTGTTACCAACAAGCTGATCCAATTTTTGAACCTGCTTCGTCTTCGACGTTTTCGCCGCTCACTTGTGAAACGCAACAGTGTAAATCGCTTGATGTTTCTGAATGCAGGAATGATACTTGTTTATACGAAGTATCTTACGGAGATGGCTCGTATACCGTTGGAGATTTAGTGACGGAGAGTATCACATTTGCCGGTTCGTCTTCCGTTGAGAATGTAGCTATCGGCTGTGGACATAATAACGAAGGTTTATTCGTCGGAGCAGCTGGATTATTAGGTCTCGGCGGCGGCGCTTTATCATTTCCTTCACAGATAAATGCATCTTCCTTCTCATACTGCTTAGTAGACCGTGACTCCGACTCTACCTCAACTCTCGAGTTCGGCGGCGCAATTCCGCCGAACGCCGTCACTGCCCCGATGATCAAAAACTCAAAACTCGACACATTCTACTACGTAGACTTAACCGGAATCAGCGTCGCCGGCAACATGCTTTCAGTTAATCCATCAGCTTTCAAAATAGCCGACAACGGCGATGGCGGAGTAATCGTCGATTCAGGTACGGCGGTGACGAGATTGAAAACAGACGTGTACAACACGCTCCGTGATGAGTTCGTGAAAGGGACGAGACACCTGCCGTCAACTAACGCCGTTGCGTTATTTGACACGTGTTACGATTTGAAATCAATGAAAAGCGTTGAAGTACCAACGGTGTCGTTCCATTTTTCTAACGGAAATGAGTTAGCATTACCGGCTAAGAATTACCTGATACCTGTTGATTCATCGAGTACATTTTGTTTCGCCTTCGCTCCATCGTCATCGTCCCTATCGATAATCGGTAACGTTCAACAGGAAGGGACACGTGTCAGTTTCGACCTGGTAAATTCTCTCATCGGATTCTCATCCAATCAATGCTAG
- the LOC101262110 gene encoding GDT1-like protein 4 — MSLSVAQGFTKSLAMTVLSEIGDKTFFAAAILAMRHPRRLVLSGCLGALIVMTILSAVVGWAAPNLVSRKWTHHITTLLFLGFGVWSLWDAFHDGESEDLDEVEAQLDADLKANGGATKEKNQDSDDLKKQRQPLLAQFFSPILLKAFSITFFGEWGDKSQLATIGLAADENPLGVVLGGILGQALCTTAAVLGGKSLASSISERIVGVAGGSLFIVFGIQSYLSTVE; from the exons ATGAGTCTTTCAGTGGCGCAG GGGTTTACGAAGTCTCTGGCGATGACTGTGCTATCTGAGATCGGAGACAAGACTTTCTTCGCCGCTGCG ATCTTGGCGATGCGTCATCCTAGGAGGCTCGTCTTGTCAGGCTGCCTTGGGGCTCTAATT GTAATGACCATTCTGTCTGccgttgttggttgggctgctccCAATTTG GTGTCCCGCAAATGGACCCATCATATTACAACACTGTTGTTCTTGGGATTTGGAGTATGGTCTTTGTGGGATGCATTCCATGATGG GGAATCTGAGGATTTGGATGAAGTTGAAGCCCAGCTG GATGCTGATCTAAAAGCTAATGGTGGAGCAACCAAGGAGAAGAATCAG gATTCTGATGATTTAAAGAAGCAGAGGCAGCCTCTTCTCGCTCAATTCTTCTCACCCATCCTTCTGAAG GCATTTTCAATTACCTTCTTTGGTGAATGGGGTGACAAGAGCCAG CTTGCTACCATTGGTTTGGCTGCCGATGAGAATCCACTAGGAGTTGTTCTTGGAGGAATACT GGGACAAGCCTTGTGTACTACAGCTGCCGTCCTAGGAGGGAAAAGTCTTGCATCTTCAATATCTGAAAGAATA GTGGGAGTTGCTGGTGGATCTCTATTCATTGTTTTCGGAATTCAGTCCTACCTTTCAACAGTCGAGTAA
- the LOC101262414 gene encoding lysine histidine transporter-like 6: MVSSSAPKEVPSDEKWAEDGPPREAKWWYSTFHTVTAMVGAGVLSLPYAMAYLGWGPGTVVMILSWCITLNTMWQMIQLHECVPGVRFDRYKDLGKHVFGPKLGAWIVLPQQLIVQVGCDIVYMVTGGKCLKKFMEIACTNCTRIRQSYWICIFGAIHFFLSQLPNFNAVSGVSLAAAIMSLSYSTIAWVGCVGKGRVPNMSYAYKTTSSVDYMFRVFNALGQVSFAYAGHAVVLEIQATIPSTPEKPSKVPMWKGAVWAYFVNALCYFPVAFIGYWAFGQDVDDNVLVGLERPSWLIAAANLMVVVHVIGSYQVYAMPVFDLMEQKLVKTWNFPPGVLLRFIVRTTYVAFTLFLGVTFPFFGDLLGFFGGFGFAPTSYFLPSIMWLKVKKPRRFSTSWWINWACIFIGVFIMIASTVGGLRNIVADSSSYEFYS, encoded by the exons ATGGTTTCATCTTCTGCTCCAAAG GAAGTTCCTTCAGATGAGAAATGGGCAGAAGATGGTCCCCCTCGCGAAGCGAAATGGTGGTATTCGACGTTTCATACTGTCACTGCTATGGTTGGTGCTGGTGTTCTTAGCCTACCTTATGCCATGGCCTACTTAGGATG GGGTCCAGGGACAGTAGTGATGATCTTATCATGGTGTATAACTTTGAACACAATGTGGCAAATGATACAACTCCATGAATGTGTCCCCGGGGTTCGTTTTGATCGATACAAGGACCTTGGAAAACATGTTTTTGGACCAAAACTTGGGGCATGGATTGTGCTTCCACAACAACTAATAGTTCAGGTTGGTTGTGACATAGTGTACATGGTTACTGGAGGAAAATGTTTGAAGAAATTCATGGAGATTGCTTGTACTAATTGCACTCGAATTCGACAATCTTATTGGATTTGCATCTTTGGTGCCATTCATTTCTTCCTTTCACAATTGCCAAATTTCAATGCTGTTTCTGGTGTTTCATTAGCTGCTGCAATCATGTCACTAAG CTATTCAACTATAGCATGGGTTGGTTGTGTGGGCAAAGGCAGAGTCCCTAACATGAGCTACGCGTACAAGACAACAAGTTCAGTGGACTACATGTTCCGCGTCTTCAATGCATTAGGCCAAGTATCGTTTGCCTATGCAGGGCACGCGGTGGTCCTTGAGATTCAGGCTACAATTCCATCAACACCTGAAAAGCCTTCCAAAGTACCAATGTGGAAAGGTGCTGTATGGGCTTATTTTGTCAATGCTCTGTGTTATTTCCCTGTTGCATTCATCGGGTACTGGGCGTTTGGACAAGATGTCGATGACAACGTACTCGTGGGACTTGAAAGGCCATCTTGGCTTATTGCAGCTGCTAACTTAATGGTGGTTGTCCATGTCATAGGCAGTTATCAG GTTTATGCTATGCCAGTATTTGATCTGATGGAGCAAAAATTGGTGAAAACATGGAATTTCCCACCTGGAGTATTGCTGAGATTCATTGTTCGTACTACATACGTTG CTTTCACTTTGTTTCTTGGTGTAACATTCCCTTTCTTTGGTGATCTTCTTGGTTTCTTTGGAGGATTTGGTTTTGCTCCTACTTCTTACTTT CTCCCAAGCATAATGTGGCTTAAGGTCAAGAAACCAAGAAGATTCAGTACCTCATGGTGGATAAATTGG gCATGTATATTTATTGGAGTATTTATTATGATAGCTTCCACAGTTGGTGGATTGAGAAATATTGTTGCTGATTCATCCTCATATGAGTTCTATTCATGA